From Archaeoglobus sulfaticallidus PM70-1:
CTTTCCTTCCTGTAATCGATTCATCAATCCTGCATTTTTCCTCCATATAAACCTTATCTCCTTTAACATACCCGTAAACCTCGGTTTCGTTGATCAGATAGATTCTCTTCCCCTCCACCGCACCATGAACCCTGCAGGAACTCAGAACTATGTCTTTAGCCCTTATGCTCCCAAATATCTCGCATCTGTCAGCCTTAACATTCTTTGCCTTTATGTTACCGAGGATTCTGCTGCTCTCAGCAATCAAATCCGTTCCGGTTTCGAGAACCTCCAGATTCACTTTGCTGTTTTCTGAGATAATGAGTGGAGACTCAATTTTTTCCACGATTTCAAAGAGTTTTTCAGCCTCCTCCAGCCTTCCCAGCCTCAAAAGCTCAAGAATGTAAAGGAATATGAAGATGAGAACTGGCAGAGGATTCTGTATGGTTATCAATCCCCTTGCCTCGAATCCTTTCCCTATCCTCACATTTCTGCCTATCTCCAGATCTCCAAAAACTGTGAGCTTTCCATCGATTGAAGCGAACTCCCCGATGTACGCATCACCATTGCAGTAAACATCTCCACCTATCGAGCACCAGGAATCTATTCTAACCTCTTCTCCCTGAATGCTCCCTTCG
This genomic window contains:
- a CDS encoding acyltransferase, with protein sequence MRERMEDFSELKKFVIPPNTRFEERNIVVENDAIVGAGSKLGYGIIGKKIIVGERASIEGSIQGEEVRIDSWCSIGGDVYCNGDAYIGEFASIDGKLTVFGDLEIGRNVRIGKGFEARGLITIQNPLPVLIFIFLYILELLRLGRLEEAEKLFEIVEKIESPLIISENSKVNLEVLETGTDLIAESSRILGNIKAKNVKADRCEIFGSIRAKDIVLSSCRVHGAVEGKRIYLINETEVYGYVKGDKVYMEEKCRIDESITGRKGVWIKGKIELPEFDWLKSDEDAESPESVSRGADDA